GTCAGGGAGAATTGATTATTTAGAAGAGGTTACAATAAGCCATAGCCACCGACTAAGGGCTTAGAAAAAATTACAGGAAAATTAAACATTAACAACACAATTTTCACAGAACATATTTTGCCAAGATAGGTCATTTGTGAACTAAAATATAAACTTCGTAATTATGTTAGGAAGAGAAATTTCTAGATTGAATATTATGGTATATTTGAGAGGAAagcaaaggaatataaaatattagctaTATACTCACAACTCAGAATAACAGAATCATTCATGGAACAATTATTATAAAAAGTAGTAGCTAATCCACATTTACTATCAAGTATATATCAATctctattttaaatactttagagaaatatttaggtcctaaattttattaaaagcacACTGTTACAAAATTAAAACTTCGGTTAATGGTTAATAGTATTAGtatatatgacccaaaaataagcaTTGCCCTTAAAACTCAAGATATTCCAGgaaattcttctgtgtttattgaaTCACACAGCCTCCTTTGAGCTCCTTGAAAGGATTTTTGTCCTCTGGGATGCCCTTTACTAGCGGATCTTCCCCAGATCTTTCTTCAACATAATCTCTTACTTCTTCACAACACTTGGATACcttcaatgaaagaaaacagaTGTGATTCATTTGATTTAGTGCAGAGTATTACAGAAACCAAGAATGCATTTATGAAAATAAGAGTCTGTATTCTATCCTTTTTATGTGATTCTATTTTTTACAAGGCACATGTACTTTTTAGGAGAAAAGAAAGTGTTGCTCCCTTCTTTGTCCTCTTGGACATTTCCAGACAGAAGATAAACAGCTGGTGAAACTCCAGCAAGAGGATTGCAACAACCACATCTCcagactttgtttttatttatttatttattttcttttgagggtcacacctggctgtgtccagggtttactcctgattctgcactcagaagtcattactggccatgctcagggtaccatgtgggattcgggatggaacccaggttggcctcatgcaaggtgagcaccccaccctctgtacGATCTCTTCAGCCTATCCAGATTGTTTTTATAAAGGAGACTGAATC
The nucleotide sequence above comes from Sorex araneus isolate mSorAra2 chromosome 1, mSorAra2.pri, whole genome shotgun sequence. Encoded proteins:
- the GNGT1 gene encoding guanine nucleotide-binding protein G(T) subunit gamma-T1, whose translation is MPVINIEDLTEKDKLKMEVDQLKKEVTLERMLVSKCCEEVRDYVEERSGEDPLVKGIPEDKNPFKELKGGCVIQ